In the Kwoniella pini CBS 10737 chromosome 7, complete sequence genome, one interval contains:
- a CDS encoding plasma-membrane proton-efflux P-type ATPase gives MALTHRKNHKKDPESGDAEAEAKRHEAEEKKKWDGEEYDVLLRYVEDQKQKLKNKKDDNGDDDEKDVKYTRKWYAPWKKTKVAGGPKKVPSEWLETDRQKGLSSSDIDERRKHSGFNELESPSENQFIKFISYFRGPILYVMELAVLLAAGLRDWIDFGVIIGILFLNAAVGWYQEKQAGDIVAQLKAGIAMKATVVRDGHEQEIEARELVPGDIIVLEEGNTIAADAKIVGDYNDKDGSKSKTILDNHEKSKKAKGHQSDSDNEEDDDDDGPNKGPSVMSVDQSAITGESLAVDKFIGDVAYYTCGVKRGKCYGVVTVSAKDSFVGRTAALVSSSNERGHFQIVLGGIGLTLLVMVVGFIFAVWIGGFFRGTKISSPDQNNLLVYALIFLIIGVPVGLPVVTTTTLAVGAAYLARRQAIVQKLTAIESLAGVDILCSDKTGTLTANKLSLNEPYIAPDVDPNWFMTVAVLASSHNVRGLDPIDKVTIVGLKDFPKAQEMLKSGWKTNKFTPFDPVSKRITAEVEKDGKHFTCAKGAPNAILKLAKFDVHTVADYRNQAQQFATRGFRSLGVAVKEDGKEWELLGMLCMFDPPRADTAKTIGEAHDLGISVKMLTGDAVAIAKETCKQLGLKTNVYDSEKLIGGGMSGSDIRDFVEAADGFAEVFPEHKYQVVNLLQERGHLTAMTGDGVNDAPSLKKADCGIAVEGASDAARTAADVVFLDEGLSTIITAIKVARQIFHRMKAYIIYRIALCVHLQVYLMLSILILNETIRVDLIVFLAIFADVATIAIAYDKAPYARQPVEWQLPKVWIISTIMGLLLAAGTWIVRGTLFIGNGGIIQNYGSVQEILFLEVALTESWVIFITRLAQEPGTPNVLPSFQLIGAVLAVDILASFFAAYGWISGPANNSGHIDIVTIVKIWGYSFGVTVIILLIYLILNKITWLDHIGRVTRSKRNEKLENFLTDLQRLTIVHESDHNGSYFRFASSGSGSATPKEGSDDKKQDNKKPKSKDAKEADVKKTNDKGKGAEGGDKTLSDHAGKGDEAIKHHEEKNDKSRQPSSGPGSKQVGTHGEPTEVSTKETNQGNSDSNLNKGNSQRTDEESSEGTHVEP, from the exons Accgaagaag GTACCCTCCGAATGGCTTGAGACTGACAGACAAAAAGGTCTTTCGTCTTCTGACattgatgaaagaagaaaacatTCAGGATTTAATGAACTTGAAAG TCCGTCCGAGAACCAATTTATCAAGTTCATCTCCTATTTCCGAGGACCTATCTTATACGTTATGGAATTGGCTGTTCTTCTTGCTGCTGGTTTAAGGGATTGGATTGATTTCGGTGTGATTATTGGTATTTTGTTCTTGAATGCTGCCGTTGGATGGTACCAGGAGAA ACAAGCTGGAGATATCGTTGCTCAGCTCAAAGCTGGTATAGCTATGAAAGCCACCGTAGTTCGTGATGGGCATGAACAGGAAATCGAAGCTAGAGAGTTGGTTCCCGGTGATATTATTGTGCTTGAAGAAGGCAACACTATTGCAGCCGATGCCAAA ATCGTGGGCGACTACAACGACAAAGACGGCTCTAAG TCTAAGACCATTCTCGATAATCacgaaaaatcaaaaaaggCTAAAGGTCATCAATCCGATTCTGAcaacgaagaagatgatgatgacgatggaCCGAACAAAGGACCCTCAGTCATGTCAGTCGATCAATCTGCTATTACTGGAGAATCTCTCGCTGTAGACAAATTCATTGGTGATGTTGCGTATTACACTTGTGGAGTCAAACGGGGAAAATGTTATGGCGTTGTCACTGTTTCTGCGAAAGACTCGTTCGTAGGTAGGACCGCCGCATTGGtctcaa GTTCAAACGAAAGAGGTCATTTCCAAATTGTGCTTGGAGGTATCGGTTTAAC TCTTCTGGTCATGGTCGTAGGCTTCATCTTTGCCGTCTGGATTGGAGGTTTCTTCCGAGGTACCAAGATCTCCTCACCTGATCAAAACAATTTGCTGGTATACGCCCttatcttcttgatcattgGTGTCCCTGTCGGTCTTCCCGTAGTCACAACCACAACTCTTGCAGTAGGAGCTGCATATCTAGCAAGAAGACAAGCTATCGTACAGAAGCTCACAGCTATCGAATCGCTTGCTGGTGTTGATATCCTTTGCTCCGATAAAACCGGTACTCTGACTGCCAACAAGCTATCCTTGAATGAACCTTATATCGCTCCTGATGTCGACCCCAATTGGTTTATGACTGTCGCTGTATTGGCTTCCTCGCACAATGTCAGAGGTTTAGATCCTATTGATAAGGTCACAATTGTCGGACTGAAG GACTTCCCCAAAGCACAAGAAATGTTGAAGAGCGGATGGAAGACCAACAAATTCACGCCTTTCGACCCTGTATCCAAGCGTATCACAGCTGAGGTAGAGAAAGATGGTAAACACTTTACATGTGCCAAAGGTGCTCCTAACGCGATCTTGAAATTGGCGAAATTCGATGTTCACACTGTAGCAGACTACAGAAACCAGGCTCAACAATTCGCTACTAGGGGTTTCAGATCTTTAGGTGTTGCTGTCAAAGAAGACGGTAAAGAATGGGAACTGTTGGGTATGTTGTGTATGTTTGACCCCCCTAGAGCAGACACCGCCAAG ACTATCGGTGAAGCCCATGATCTCGGTATCTCCGTTAAAATGTTGACCGGAGACGCTGTCGCTATCGCAAAGGAAACATGTAAACAACTTGGATTGAAAACGAATGTATACGATTCCGAGAAATTGATTGGAGGAGGAATGTCAGGATCAGATATTAGGGATTTCGTTGAAGCTGCCGATGGATTCGCTGAAGTCTTCCCTGAACATAAGTATCAAGTCGTCAACTTACTGCAAGAACGAGGTCACTTAACTGCTATGACTGGAGATGGTGTCAACGATGCTCCTTCTTTGAAGAAAGCAGATTGTGGTATTGCGGTAGAAGGTGCTTCCGATGCCGCTAGAACTGCTGCGGATGTCGTATTCCTTGATGAAGGTCTTTCAACTATCATTACTGCCATCAAAGTAGCCAGACAAATCTTCCATAGAATGAAAGCTTATATTATCTATCG TATCGCACTTTGTGTCCATCTTCAAGTATACCTGATGCTCTCTATCTTAATCTTGAATGAAACCATTCGAGTGGATCTTATCGTGTTCTTGGCTATCTTTGCGGATGTAGCTACCATTGCTATTGCGTATGACAAAG CTCCATACGCGCGACAACCCGTCGAATGGCAATTGCCCAAAGTTTGGATCATCTCTACCATCATGGGTCTTCTCCTTGCCGCCGGTACTTGGATCGTACGAGGTACTTTGTTTATCGGAAACGGTGGCATCATTCAGAACTACGGATCAGTACAAGAAATCCTTTTCTTGGAAGTGGCTCTTACCGAATCATGGGTTATCT TCATCACTCGACTCGCTCAGGAACCTGGTACACCAAATGTATTACCTTCATTCCAACTTATCGGTGCTGTTCTAGCCGTTGACATCTTGGCTTCTTTCTTCGCTGCATACGGTTGGATATCCGGTCCAGCAAATAATAGCGGTCATATCGATATTGTTACTATTGTCAAAATTTGGGGATACTCATTCGGTGTTACAGTTATCATTTTGCTTATATATTTAATCTTGAATAAGATAACATGGTTAGATCACATTGGAAGAGTTACAAGATCTAAACGAAATGAAAAACTTGAAAATTTCTTAACTGATTTACAAAGATTAACTATTGTTCACGAATCAGATCATAATGGATCATACTTTAGAtttgcttcttcaggttcagGTTCAGCTACACCTAAAGAAGGATCAGATGATAAAAAACAAGATAATAAGAAACCAAAATCTAAAGACGCTAAAGAGGCTGATGTTAAAAAAACGAAtgataaaggaaaaggagCAGAAGGTGGAGATAAAACTTTATCTGATCATGCAggaaaaggagatgaagcTATCAAACATcatgaagaaaaaaatgataaatctagacaaccttcttctggaCCTGGTTCTAAACAAGTTGGAACTCATGGTGAACCAACTGAAGTTTCAACAAAAGAAACTAATCAAGGTAATTCAGATTCAAATCTGAATAAAGGAAATAGTCAAAgaacagatg